Proteins encoded within one genomic window of Terriglobus sp. TAA 43:
- a CDS encoding PAS domain-containing protein → MKDGVEDNQKSEARPSAWEQAVMAADVTTDLREVLDNLPDGVLFMDRDWRITYANELGKKISRLHPEDLNGPTHWELFPASVGTDQEQKYRRVMEQRVMEELEFFYPPFQVWIHLRAVPIFSGIAVIFSDVTELHQAQDEAAKLTVQLQQVFEATSDGVAVLNQEWRYTYLNRRAKEILQRDGRELLGQNVWNMFPETIYEKSPYVENLYITMNDRIATTFEAYYPEPLNGWFRLESQPAPDGVVLFFRDITRSKQAEAALLAEKAETERQKAELEAVYRTAPVGLSLFEPKEFRYLRVNDRQSEVVGIPPEQLIGKRIEDVVVDPAVPNLFRERVSKGESIRDMLYETELRTRPGEFRSFNVNYSPIMDEAGEVRAISAAVLEVTQLRKAEKALVQSEKLAAVGRLASSISHEINNPLEAVTNLLYLVQGVDGLPEEARSYLSLAQDELVRVSQIATQTLRFHRQANKPTRVTSAQLVDAVLNLFAGRLLNSGIHVEAGYSTVAPILCFENDIRQVLNNLISNAMDAMRTGGRLFVRAHDAVNPQTGAAGVRISVADTGTGMSSSTQRRLFEPFFTTKDLNGNGLGLWISKQIVDRHHGRLTLRSAQGTMLHGTVFALFLPCESPELQA, encoded by the coding sequence ATGAAAGATGGCGTTGAGGACAATCAGAAGTCTGAGGCGAGACCGTCTGCGTGGGAGCAGGCGGTGATGGCTGCGGATGTCACCACAGACCTTCGCGAGGTACTGGACAATCTGCCCGACGGCGTTCTGTTCATGGATCGGGACTGGCGCATTACCTATGCCAATGAACTGGGAAAGAAGATCAGCCGACTGCATCCGGAAGACCTGAATGGCCCAACGCACTGGGAGCTGTTTCCGGCATCGGTAGGAACCGACCAGGAACAAAAATACCGTCGCGTGATGGAGCAGCGCGTGATGGAGGAGCTGGAGTTCTTCTATCCGCCGTTCCAGGTCTGGATTCATCTGCGAGCCGTGCCTATTTTCAGTGGCATTGCTGTGATCTTCAGCGATGTGACTGAGCTGCATCAGGCACAGGATGAGGCAGCCAAGCTCACTGTGCAATTGCAGCAGGTGTTTGAAGCGACATCCGACGGCGTTGCCGTGCTGAACCAGGAGTGGCGTTACACGTATTTGAATCGCCGGGCGAAGGAGATTCTGCAGCGCGATGGCAGGGAATTGTTAGGGCAGAACGTTTGGAACATGTTTCCTGAAACGATCTACGAGAAGTCGCCCTACGTTGAGAACCTCTACATCACGATGAACGACAGGATCGCCACGACGTTCGAGGCATATTATCCCGAGCCGCTCAATGGATGGTTTCGCCTGGAGTCGCAGCCGGCGCCGGATGGCGTCGTATTGTTTTTTCGCGACATTACGCGTTCGAAGCAGGCTGAAGCCGCGCTGTTGGCGGAGAAGGCGGAGACAGAGCGACAGAAGGCGGAACTAGAAGCGGTCTATCGAACAGCTCCCGTTGGGCTGTCCCTCTTTGAGCCGAAGGAGTTTCGTTATCTGCGGGTGAATGACCGTCAGAGCGAAGTGGTAGGCATTCCACCGGAACAATTGATTGGCAAGCGGATTGAAGATGTCGTGGTAGACCCTGCTGTCCCCAATCTGTTTCGGGAGCGCGTGTCAAAGGGCGAGTCGATTCGCGACATGCTCTACGAGACGGAGTTGCGAACCCGGCCTGGCGAATTTCGATCTTTCAACGTGAACTACTCGCCGATCATGGATGAGGCGGGTGAGGTGCGTGCGATCAGCGCGGCTGTCCTGGAAGTGACGCAGTTACGCAAGGCGGAGAAGGCGCTGGTGCAGAGTGAGAAGCTGGCAGCGGTAGGACGACTGGCTTCGTCGATCTCTCATGAAATTAATAACCCGCTGGAAGCCGTAACAAATTTGCTGTACCTGGTGCAGGGAGTGGACGGACTGCCGGAAGAGGCTCGTTCCTACCTGTCCCTGGCGCAGGATGAACTTGTGCGGGTCTCGCAGATTGCCACGCAGACACTGCGTTTTCATCGTCAGGCAAATAAGCCAACGCGCGTGACATCGGCGCAGCTGGTGGATGCTGTGCTGAACCTGTTTGCCGGCAGGCTACTGAACAGTGGCATTCATGTGGAGGCCGGATACAGTACGGTGGCTCCGATCCTATGCTTTGAAAACGATATTCGGCAGGTGTTGAATAACCTGATTTCGAACGCGATGGATGCGATGCGAACCGGAGGGCGGCTGTTCGTACGAGCTCACGATGCAGTGAACCCGCAGACGGGTGCAGCGGGCGTGAGAATCTCCGTGGCTGATACCGGTACAGGCATGTCTTCCAGCACACAGCGGCGGTTGTTTGAGCCGTTCTTCACCACCAAGGATTTGAACGGCAACGGGCTTGGGCTTTGGATCTCAAAGCAGATTGTGGATCGGCATCATGGTCGATTGACGCTTCGATCGGCGCAGGGAACGATGTTGCACGGTACGGTATTCGCGTTGTTCCTTCCTTGTGAATCGCCTGAACTTCAGGCCTAG
- a CDS encoding lysophospholipid acyltransferase family protein, translating to MADFTQKQRILLAIVPRVASGLLHLVGATLRWQTTYTPLARPADVYPTEPDVYVFWHRCLLLAAWRYRHLGIRILISDSFDGELIARLVQRLGFVPIRGSSSRGGAAALLAATRARTEGYKVAITADGPRGPNYIAKEGAAAIANRSESTASCFYLHPESAWTLKSWDRFLIPKPFSCVRIVWQDPVSLTTTQQLQQLLNEAVNQAETPSQ from the coding sequence GTGGCGGACTTCACCCAAAAACAACGAATTCTTCTGGCCATCGTTCCACGCGTGGCTAGCGGCCTCTTGCATCTTGTGGGCGCTACCTTGCGGTGGCAGACCACCTACACGCCACTTGCACGCCCCGCCGATGTCTATCCCACCGAACCCGACGTCTACGTCTTCTGGCACCGCTGTCTTCTACTGGCAGCATGGCGGTATCGGCACCTCGGCATCCGCATCCTGATCTCGGACTCCTTTGATGGAGAGTTGATCGCGAGGCTGGTTCAGCGCCTTGGGTTCGTTCCCATCCGCGGCTCATCCTCGCGTGGAGGCGCAGCAGCGCTCCTGGCAGCGACACGTGCCCGCACGGAAGGCTACAAGGTCGCCATCACGGCCGATGGCCCACGCGGCCCTAACTACATCGCCAAGGAAGGCGCAGCCGCCATCGCCAACCGGAGCGAAAGCACCGCGTCCTGCTTTTACCTTCACCCCGAAAGCGCATGGACGCTGAAAAGCTGGGACCGCTTCCTCATCCCCAAGCCCTTCAGCTGCGTCCGCATCGTCTGGCAAGACCCGGTTTCCTTAACCACAACGCAGCAACTCCAGCAACTGCTGAACGAAGCAGTAAACCAGGCAGAAACGCCCTCTCAATGA
- a CDS encoding tetratricopeptide repeat protein, whose protein sequence is MLRFASFLFLALVSVEPASFLAQAIVPPGTIQLPVGKGPKSDAEVQDEFQRAKALREQNKLKDAFPLFEDALRQRPENGVIAEEFGGLEVRLAAQASGEEKQRHLERAQTLFDLAAKNGNNSPHVQVMQEAMRNALAAKPNSASETPAKTVLNEAEKHFNQGDMQGAIALYDKALELNPNDYEAALFEGDAFFKMKQLDAAKRMYAKAVAIDPNRDTAYRFWGDVLISEQKFPEAEDKIIEGILCEPYTRATWAYLDGWARASGHTLGSPQIKTPAAPSTDNKKPGSITITVDPGTDKNPAAGAWMTYQLVLAGSMISKDGKPVRHSLEIETTALRAVLQSAKEAKVVDKDPSLKTLAALDKDGMLESWVLLNHVDEGISHDFRAYRDAHRELMHGYVAKYIVHGP, encoded by the coding sequence ATGCTTCGGTTCGCTTCTTTCCTTTTTCTGGCCTTGGTCAGCGTTGAGCCTGCTTCCTTTCTCGCACAAGCGATCGTTCCACCGGGAACCATTCAGCTTCCTGTGGGCAAAGGCCCGAAAAGTGATGCTGAGGTTCAGGATGAGTTCCAACGCGCAAAAGCGTTGCGAGAACAAAACAAGCTCAAGGATGCTTTTCCGTTGTTTGAGGACGCGTTGCGACAGCGCCCAGAGAATGGGGTGATTGCGGAAGAGTTTGGTGGTCTAGAAGTTCGATTGGCGGCGCAAGCATCCGGAGAAGAGAAGCAGAGGCATCTGGAACGAGCGCAGACACTCTTTGACCTGGCAGCGAAGAACGGAAACAACTCTCCACATGTGCAGGTCATGCAGGAAGCGATGAGAAACGCGCTTGCGGCAAAGCCTAATTCGGCCTCTGAAACACCAGCCAAGACTGTTCTTAACGAGGCTGAGAAGCATTTCAACCAAGGCGATATGCAGGGTGCGATCGCTTTGTACGACAAGGCTTTGGAACTCAACCCAAACGACTACGAAGCGGCGCTTTTCGAGGGTGATGCGTTCTTCAAGATGAAGCAGCTCGACGCGGCTAAACGTATGTATGCCAAGGCTGTTGCCATTGACCCGAACCGCGATACCGCGTATCGCTTTTGGGGCGATGTCTTGATATCGGAACAAAAGTTTCCCGAAGCGGAAGACAAGATCATCGAGGGGATATTGTGTGAGCCTTATACACGCGCGACCTGGGCTTACCTGGACGGATGGGCGCGTGCTTCCGGTCATACACTGGGCTCTCCACAGATCAAGACACCGGCCGCCCCGTCAACAGACAACAAGAAACCTGGCAGTATTACGATCACTGTCGATCCAGGAACAGACAAAAATCCCGCTGCGGGGGCATGGATGACCTATCAACTTGTCCTCGCAGGTTCCATGATCTCGAAGGATGGAAAACCGGTAAGGCACTCGCTAGAGATTGAGACGACCGCCTTGAGAGCGGTGTTGCAAAGTGCGAAAGAAGCAAAGGTTGTCGACAAAGACCCATCTCTTAAAACGCTTGCGGCCTTAGATAAAGACGGGATGCTGGAAAGTTGGGTATTGCTCAATCACGTGGATGAGGGCATTTCTCATGATTTCCGAGCCTATCGTGATGCTCATCGTGAATTGATGCACGGTTACGTGGCTAAATACATCGTTCATGGCCCATAG
- a CDS encoding site-2 protease family protein — MSQETALVLFEFVALIFAFTFHEFAHAWTASYFGDQTARMMGRVTLNPIKHLDPIGSVVLPLLSAFTHMPLLGWAKPTPVTTRNLRNIKRDDMLVTLAGPASNLLLAIVSLILLLAIKHIFKNGTDAVFNAVDFRHGLVDASLSGTSVIYPLALLFYCSVVINIVLAIFNLVPIPPLDGSHILRNFLPYNIQQRYDSMTGIISIVVFLVLIRTPILGWFYMPVLSIFDHLIVLA, encoded by the coding sequence ATGAGCCAGGAAACCGCACTCGTCCTCTTTGAATTTGTGGCGTTGATCTTCGCCTTTACCTTCCACGAATTTGCACACGCGTGGACGGCCTCCTACTTTGGCGACCAGACAGCGCGCATGATGGGTCGCGTCACGCTCAACCCCATCAAGCATCTCGATCCAATTGGTTCCGTGGTGCTGCCGTTGCTCTCTGCTTTCACCCACATGCCGCTTCTCGGCTGGGCCAAGCCGACGCCTGTCACCACGCGCAATCTCCGTAACATCAAGCGCGACGACATGCTGGTCACCCTTGCCGGTCCCGCATCGAACCTGCTGCTGGCCATCGTTTCGCTCATCCTGCTGCTGGCCATCAAGCACATCTTCAAAAACGGAACGGACGCCGTGTTCAATGCGGTTGACTTCCGCCATGGACTGGTCGACGCCTCTCTCTCGGGCACTTCGGTGATCTATCCACTGGCGCTTCTGTTTTACTGCTCGGTCGTCATCAATATCGTGCTGGCCATCTTCAACCTGGTTCCCATTCCACCGCTGGATGGCTCGCATATTCTGCGTAATTTCCTGCCATACAACATCCAGCAGCGCTACGACAGCATGACCGGCATTATCAGCATTGTCGTATTTCTGGTACTCATCCGTACACCCATCCTCGGCTGGTTCTACATGCCGGTACTCTCCATCTTCGATCATCTGATCGTGCTGGCCTGA
- the trpS gene encoding tryptophan--tRNA ligase encodes MTEQLSKRRVLSGMRPTGRLHLGNYMGALYNWVRLQEQYDCYFFIADIHALTTDYANPGNVGAKSREVALDFLGAGLDPERCTIFKQSDVPQHSELNTLFGMFTPLGWLERVPTYKDQQEQLREKDLATFGFLGYPLLQSADILLYKPDFVPVGQDQVSHVELTREVARRFNQLYGSATTPEVAAAESDKELMKAEISENVLERQILPEPKVLLTPSPKLPGLDGRKMSKSYGNTLGLTEPADDVRKKLKGMVTDPARVRRTDPGNPDVCPVGDLHKVFSTPETMAKVYEGCRSASIGCIECKGWAADSILREIEPIRERRAHYEAQPQLVTEILASGAQRARHFAEATMVEVRAAIGL; translated from the coding sequence ATGACCGAACAACTGAGCAAGCGTCGCGTCCTGAGCGGCATGCGCCCCACCGGGCGTCTTCACCTGGGCAACTACATGGGTGCCCTGTACAACTGGGTGCGTCTGCAGGAGCAGTACGACTGCTACTTCTTCATTGCAGATATTCACGCTCTGACCACCGACTATGCCAACCCCGGCAACGTCGGCGCCAAGTCGCGTGAAGTCGCACTCGACTTTCTGGGTGCGGGCCTTGATCCCGAACGCTGCACCATCTTCAAACAGAGCGACGTGCCGCAGCATAGCGAACTGAACACGCTCTTCGGCATGTTCACTCCGCTCGGCTGGCTGGAACGCGTGCCCACATACAAGGATCAGCAGGAACAGCTTCGCGAGAAGGACCTGGCCACCTTCGGTTTCCTCGGCTATCCCCTTCTGCAATCGGCAGACATTCTGCTGTACAAGCCGGATTTTGTTCCCGTTGGACAGGATCAGGTTTCGCACGTGGAACTCACGCGCGAAGTAGCGCGTCGATTCAATCAACTCTACGGCTCAGCCACCACGCCCGAAGTGGCAGCGGCAGAATCCGACAAGGAGTTGATGAAGGCTGAGATCAGCGAAAACGTTCTCGAACGCCAGATTCTTCCTGAACCGAAAGTTCTCCTCACGCCTTCGCCTAAGCTCCCCGGTCTCGACGGCCGCAAGATGAGCAAGAGCTATGGCAACACGCTGGGTCTAACCGAACCTGCAGACGACGTACGCAAGAAGCTGAAGGGCATGGTCACCGATCCCGCACGCGTTCGCCGTACAGATCCCGGAAATCCTGACGTGTGCCCCGTTGGCGATCTGCACAAAGTCTTCTCGACACCCGAGACAATGGCGAAGGTCTACGAAGGTTGCCGCAGCGCGTCCATCGGTTGCATTGAGTGCAAAGGATGGGCTGCCGATAGCATCCTGCGCGAGATTGAACCCATCCGCGAACGCCGCGCTCACTACGAAGCGCAACCGCAACTGGTGACGGAGATCCTCGCATCGGGCGCACAGCGAGCCCGCCACTTCGCGGAAGCCACCATGGTGGAAGTCCGCGCTGCTATCGGCCTGTAG
- a CDS encoding GntR family transcriptional regulator, protein MTAPKPKTASSLTEHAHQSIKRHILSSDMTRGERLTEEFFARELGISKSPVREAMNSLEREGLLRIEPRRGAFVRTFSEREIADLYTVREILEVYAATHADLTEEFVDGLRASVKRTKEILQRDDKAAHIEEDIAFHARIVEAAGNPELTRVHANIQEKLWLCRCHTYQITSTDTPKAHGEIAERFATGDRAGAVEAVRGHIQFVSKALQRAQLAS, encoded by the coding sequence ATGACAGCCCCCAAGCCAAAGACTGCCTCCAGTCTTACAGAACACGCACATCAGAGCATTAAGCGTCACATCCTGAGCAGTGATATGACACGAGGAGAACGGCTTACAGAGGAGTTTTTCGCGCGCGAGTTGGGCATCAGCAAAAGCCCTGTGCGTGAAGCCATGAATTCTCTCGAACGCGAGGGCTTGCTAAGGATTGAGCCGAGGCGGGGTGCGTTTGTCAGAACGTTTTCTGAACGGGAGATTGCGGACTTGTATACCGTGCGCGAGATTCTGGAAGTGTATGCGGCGACACATGCAGACCTGACGGAAGAGTTTGTTGACGGGCTGCGTGCCAGCGTGAAGCGGACAAAGGAAATTCTGCAGCGCGATGACAAGGCTGCGCACATTGAAGAAGACATTGCGTTTCATGCCCGGATTGTGGAGGCGGCGGGGAATCCAGAATTGACCCGCGTTCATGCCAACATTCAGGAAAAGTTGTGGCTATGCCGCTGCCACACGTATCAGATCACTTCGACGGACACACCCAAAGCGCACGGAGAGATTGCAGAACGTTTTGCTACAGGTGACCGCGCAGGAGCCGTGGAGGCCGTGCGCGGTCACATACAGTTTGTGTCGAAGGCGCTGCAGCGAGCGCAGTTAGCGTCGTAA
- a CDS encoding glycoside hydrolase family protein, whose translation MVNRSTSRVQRMFCPFRMPVGFGLLLLVLWSVPLAGQRASSRMDELDLASAMQPIPATAAFRDPGYFVWCGTMVRGEDGQYHLYYSRWKIATGFESWVTASEVAHAVGTSPTGPFAFHDVALPPRDPHLWDGMVTHNPTVQKFGKKYYLYYTGNTGDGVILPTLNWTHRNHNRVGVAAADNPNGPWQRLDHPLIDVSADASAPDSLSISNPSLTQGKDGTFYLLYKAVGQQKPLPFGGPVVHLMATSKSPTGPFQKDLTPMFTIAGNNFPFEDPYFWFDRQRNRYFVIMKDNKGAVSGTGRSSLVLYESVDAKDWKAAKHLLVSDLVLHWKDRAPQTVARMERPQILFDERGRAQVLLVAIYEDSKTTYNVRIPLKTEP comes from the coding sequence ATGGTTAATCGTTCAACTTCGCGTGTTCAGCGCATGTTCTGCCCATTTCGAATGCCAGTTGGTTTTGGGTTACTTCTGCTTGTGCTGTGGTCTGTGCCGCTTGCGGGACAGCGGGCCTCATCGCGGATGGATGAGCTTGATTTGGCGTCGGCGATGCAGCCCATCCCCGCTACGGCTGCGTTTCGTGACCCGGGATATTTTGTGTGGTGCGGGACAATGGTGCGCGGTGAAGATGGGCAGTATCACCTCTATTACTCGCGCTGGAAGATTGCGACTGGATTTGAGAGTTGGGTGACAGCTTCTGAGGTCGCACATGCGGTTGGAACTTCGCCGACGGGACCGTTTGCGTTTCATGATGTTGCGTTGCCACCACGCGATCCGCATCTGTGGGACGGCATGGTTACGCACAATCCGACGGTGCAGAAATTTGGGAAGAAGTACTACCTGTACTACACAGGAAATACAGGTGATGGCGTGATTCTGCCCACGTTGAACTGGACACATCGCAATCACAATCGTGTAGGAGTGGCTGCTGCTGACAATCCGAATGGGCCGTGGCAGCGTTTGGATCATCCGCTGATTGATGTGAGCGCGGATGCGTCTGCACCCGACTCGCTTTCCATTTCGAATCCGAGCCTGACGCAGGGGAAGGATGGCACGTTCTATCTGTTGTACAAGGCAGTGGGGCAACAGAAACCGTTGCCGTTTGGCGGACCGGTCGTTCATCTGATGGCAACTTCGAAGTCTCCTACAGGTCCCTTTCAGAAAGACCTGACGCCGATGTTCACCATTGCTGGAAATAACTTTCCGTTTGAGGATCCCTACTTCTGGTTTGATCGCCAGCGCAATCGTTACTTCGTGATCATGAAGGACAACAAGGGAGCAGTTTCGGGAACAGGCCGCTCGTCGCTGGTTCTATATGAATCAGTGGATGCCAAGGACTGGAAAGCAGCGAAGCATCTGTTGGTGTCTGACCTGGTTCTGCACTGGAAAGATCGAGCTCCGCAAACGGTTGCACGGATGGAACGACCGCAGATCCTCTTCGATGAACGCGGCAGGGCGCAGGTATTGCTCGTGGCAATTTATGAGGATTCAAAGACCACCTATAACGTTCGGATTCCACTGAAGACCGAACCATAA
- a CDS encoding YjhG/YagF family D-xylonate dehydratase, with protein MQSRVNDFLSPVACLSPSAHPGRYDNPVAIRTQGDVMTLQQLLDGGNDWQTLRTHDAGPQGALPITPEMLLQQPSGNLFGLSQNAGMGWDPARLRDPEYLILSTHGGLRAADGTPIALGFHTGHWEVGLLVAEAARTLRDRHAIPFAGACTDPCDGRTQGTAGMLDSLPYRNDAAMVLRRLMRSLPTRRGVIGVATCDKGLPAMMMALASSGEYPSVLVPGGVTLLPESGEDAGKVQTIGARYSQGQISLEMAAEMGCRACASPGGGCQFLGTAATSQVVGEALGLSLPHSALAPSGQQVWLRAAAQSAEAILRMTQLSIGTRDVLTDAAIRNAMVVHAAFGGSTNLLLHIPAIAHAAGLSRPTTEDWIAVNRAIPRLVDALPNGPVGYATVQVFLAGGVPEVMLHLRRAGLLDTSVHTVTGETLDANLDWWEQSERRRGMRQRLQDVDGIDPDNVIFSPDGARARGLTSTVSFPVGNLAPEGSVIKSTSIDPSLIDADGVYRHTGPARVFLTEEDAIHAIKAGEVSHGDVMVMICGGPMGAGMQEVYQVTSALKNLPFCKHVAVLTDARFSGVSTGACIGHISPEALAGGPIGKVREGDTIHITVNRTTLHAEVDLVGENGDTFSAEEGARRLAIRSLRDDLHPHPAMTNDTRLWAALVQASGGVWGGCVYDADAVITQLARGAKAALKE; from the coding sequence ATGCAGTCGCGTGTCAACGACTTCCTGAGTCCGGTCGCCTGCCTTTCGCCATCGGCGCATCCTGGCAGGTACGATAATCCCGTCGCAATCCGCACACAGGGAGACGTAATGACACTGCAGCAGTTGTTGGACGGCGGAAACGATTGGCAAACACTCCGCACCCACGACGCCGGGCCGCAGGGGGCGCTTCCCATCACGCCGGAGATGTTGCTTCAGCAACCTTCCGGCAACCTGTTCGGGCTTTCGCAGAACGCCGGCATGGGATGGGACCCCGCACGTCTGCGCGACCCGGAATACCTCATCCTGAGCACCCACGGTGGTCTCCGCGCAGCGGATGGAACGCCCATCGCGCTGGGCTTCCACACGGGCCACTGGGAAGTGGGATTGCTGGTGGCGGAAGCCGCACGCACTCTCCGAGATCGTCACGCGATCCCGTTTGCCGGAGCATGCACTGATCCATGTGACGGCCGTACGCAAGGCACCGCGGGAATGCTCGACTCGCTACCCTACCGCAACGACGCAGCGATGGTGCTGCGCAGGCTGATGCGATCACTGCCTACGCGGCGCGGTGTCATCGGCGTTGCGACCTGCGACAAGGGGCTGCCCGCCATGATGATGGCGTTAGCCTCGTCCGGCGAGTATCCCAGCGTCCTCGTTCCCGGCGGCGTCACGCTACTGCCGGAGAGCGGCGAGGATGCGGGCAAAGTACAAACGATCGGCGCCCGCTATTCGCAAGGACAGATAAGTCTGGAGATGGCCGCAGAGATGGGCTGCCGTGCGTGCGCGTCACCCGGCGGTGGGTGCCAGTTCCTGGGCACCGCAGCGACATCGCAAGTGGTGGGTGAGGCCTTGGGACTCTCGCTGCCACACAGTGCACTTGCCCCGTCAGGTCAGCAGGTATGGCTGCGTGCAGCAGCGCAGTCAGCAGAAGCCATACTGCGCATGACGCAGTTGAGCATCGGCACGCGCGACGTTCTTACGGACGCTGCCATCCGCAACGCGATGGTGGTACATGCGGCCTTCGGCGGCTCGACAAACCTGCTTCTGCACATCCCTGCGATCGCACACGCTGCGGGTCTAAGCCGCCCCACGACGGAGGATTGGATCGCCGTGAACCGCGCGATCCCCCGCCTCGTAGATGCTCTGCCCAACGGACCCGTGGGGTATGCAACCGTGCAGGTCTTCCTGGCAGGTGGTGTTCCTGAAGTCATGCTGCATCTGCGTCGTGCAGGTCTACTCGATACCTCCGTCCACACCGTCACAGGCGAAACGCTGGATGCCAACCTGGATTGGTGGGAGCAGAGTGAGCGTCGTCGCGGCATGCGACAACGCCTGCAAGACGTGGACGGCATCGATCCAGACAACGTCATCTTCTCTCCGGATGGCGCGCGTGCTCGCGGCCTGACCTCCACTGTAAGTTTCCCTGTCGGCAACCTTGCACCGGAAGGATCGGTGATCAAGAGCACGTCGATCGATCCCAGCCTCATCGATGCCGATGGCGTCTATCGCCACACTGGCCCAGCGCGCGTCTTCCTCACCGAAGAGGATGCGATCCACGCCATCAAGGCAGGCGAAGTTTCACATGGCGACGTGATGGTGATGATCTGCGGCGGCCCGATGGGCGCGGGCATGCAGGAGGTGTATCAGGTAACGTCTGCACTCAAGAACCTGCCCTTCTGCAAACATGTCGCGGTGCTCACCGACGCGCGCTTCTCCGGTGTATCGACGGGAGCCTGCATCGGCCACATCTCACCCGAGGCGCTTGCTGGTGGACCCATCGGAAAAGTGCGTGAGGGCGATACCATTCACATCACCGTGAACCGCACAACGCTTCACGCAGAGGTCGACCTGGTGGGCGAGAACGGTGACACATTCTCCGCAGAGGAAGGTGCGCGTCGACTGGCGATACGAAGCCTGCGCGACGACCTGCATCCACATCCCGCAATGACCAACGACACACGACTATGGGCCGCGCTGGTGCAGGCCAGTGGCGGAGTGTGGGGTGGTTGCGTCTATGATGCGGATGCCGTCATAACCCAGCTTGCACGCGGCGCGAAAGCCGCACTGAAGGAGTAA
- a CDS encoding fumarylacetoacetate hydrolase family protein yields the protein MKLYRTTTGIFVDDNGATHRVNATDWDALVNSEDVIAAVNAAKGNAETITSDVLTPVTSQEVWASGVTYYRSRNARMEESQAAGGGDFYDRVYIAERPELFFKASPWRVVHPGGEVRIRRDATWSIPEPELTLVANNKGKLIGLTIGNDMSSRDIEGENPLYLPQAKVYNGSCAIGPCILLWDGPIDRSTTIALQILRGNDTVVTGSTTLAELKRDPVELLQYLYRELDFPTGAFLLTGTGIVPPGEFTLSHGDVIRVTIDGIGTLENRVATR from the coding sequence GTGAAGCTCTACCGAACCACCACAGGCATCTTCGTGGACGACAATGGCGCCACCCACCGCGTGAACGCAACCGATTGGGATGCCCTGGTCAACAGCGAAGACGTGATTGCCGCAGTCAACGCCGCCAAAGGCAACGCCGAAACCATCACAAGCGACGTGCTGACACCCGTAACATCGCAGGAAGTTTGGGCCTCCGGTGTAACGTACTATCGCAGCCGCAATGCGCGCATGGAAGAGAGCCAGGCCGCGGGCGGTGGTGATTTCTACGACCGTGTCTACATTGCAGAACGGCCAGAGCTGTTCTTCAAGGCATCGCCCTGGCGCGTGGTGCATCCGGGCGGCGAAGTCCGTATCCGCCGCGATGCCACGTGGTCGATCCCCGAACCCGAGTTGACGCTGGTGGCAAATAACAAGGGCAAACTCATCGGCCTGACCATCGGCAACGATATGAGCTCGCGTGACATTGAAGGCGAGAATCCGCTCTATCTACCGCAGGCAAAGGTCTACAACGGCAGTTGCGCCATTGGACCCTGCATTTTGTTGTGGGATGGCCCGATTGATCGCTCCACGACGATCGCATTGCAGATTCTGCGCGGCAATGACACCGTTGTCACTGGCAGCACAACGCTTGCCGAGTTAAAGCGCGATCCGGTGGAACTGCTTCAATACCTTTACCGTGAACTCGATTTTCCGACCGGAGCATTTCTGCTCACAGGCACCGGCATTGTGCCACCTGGCGAATTCACACTGTCCCACGGAGATGTGATCCGAGTAACCATCGACGGCATTGGAACTTTGGAAAACCGGGTAGCCACGCGATAA
- a CDS encoding DUF6321 domain-containing protein: MAKAVAKKASATKKSVRRSMPKEGRDPKGGLTEAGRAWYAAKTGANLKPGVKGPPDTPEKMRRKGSFLARMFTNPRGPMQDAKGRPTRLALSAQAWGEKLPKTMHEAHMLAAEGRRLLAQYQVAKKSAVKKAPAKKSAVKKSASKKATAKKAVAKTAARKVST, encoded by the coding sequence ATGGCGAAAGCTGTTGCGAAGAAAGCGAGTGCAACTAAGAAGTCTGTGCGGCGTTCCATGCCCAAGGAGGGACGCGATCCCAAGGGCGGACTGACCGAGGCGGGGCGCGCCTGGTATGCCGCGAAGACTGGCGCAAATCTGAAACCGGGCGTGAAGGGGCCGCCGGATACGCCGGAGAAGATGCGCCGCAAGGGTTCGTTTCTGGCGCGAATGTTTACCAATCCGCGTGGGCCAATGCAGGATGCGAAGGGAAGGCCGACTCGGTTGGCGTTGAGTGCGCAGGCCTGGGGCGAGAAGTTGCCGAAGACGATGCATGAGGCACACATGCTTGCGGCGGAGGGTAGGCGTTTGCTGGCGCAGTATCAGGTGGCCAAGAAGTCTGCAGTGAAGAAAGCACCTGCGAAGAAATCCGCCGTAAAGAAATCTGCTTCGAAGAAGGCCACCGCGAAGAAGGCCGTCGCAAAGACCGCCGCGCGAAAGGTGTCAACGTAA